A single window of Melospiza georgiana isolate bMelGeo1 chromosome 6, bMelGeo1.pri, whole genome shotgun sequence DNA harbors:
- the FADS2 gene encoding acyl-CoA 6-desaturase has product MGKGGEQGGDSGEPAAQIRFYTWEEIQKHNLRTDKWLVIERKVYNVTKWAKRHPGGQRVISHCAGEDATDAFQAFHINPTLVQKFLKPLLIGELAPGEPSQDRDKNSQLVEDFRTLRKTAEDMNLFQASPLFFSCYLGHIIVMEVLAWLMISYFGTGWITTLILACILTTSQAQAGWLQHDFGHLSVFKKSSWNHIVHKFVIGHLKGASANWWNHRHFQHHAKPNIFQKDPDVNMLHIFVLGDTQPVEYGKKKLKYLPYNHQHEYFFLIFPPLLIPVYFQIQIISTMIKRRFWADLAWAISYYLRYFITYIPFYGVLGSLCLLTFVRFLESHWFVWVTQMNHIPMEIDSEKHRDWLSSQMAATCNIEQSFFNDWFTGHLNFQIEHHLFPTMPRHNFWKVKPLVKSLCAKYGVHYEEKPLGKAFVDIVGSLKKSGDLWLDAYLHK; this is encoded by the exons ATGGGGAAAGGGGGTGAGCAAGGGGGGGACTCGGGGGAGCCGGCGGCGCAGATCCGCTTCTACACCTGGGAGGAGATCCAGAAGCACAACCTGAGGACGGACAAGTGGCTGGTGATAGAGCGAAAGGTTTATAATGTCACCAAGTGGGCAAAGAGGCACCCGGGGGGCCAGCGAGTCATCAGCCACTGCGCCGGCGAAGATGCCACG GATGCATTCCAGGCCTTCCACATCAATCCCACCTTGGTGCAGAAGTTTCTCAAGCCCCTGCTTATTGGAGAACTCGCTCCAGGGGAGCCCAGCCAGGACCGAGACAAAAAT TCCCAGCTGGTGGAAGATTTCCGGACCCTGAGGAAGACAGCAGAGGACATGAACCTGTTCCAAGCCAGCCCCTTGTTCTTCTCCTGTTACCTGGGACACATCATTGTCATGGAAGTTTTGGCTTGGCTCATGATTTCCTACTTTGGGACCGGCTGGATCACAACCCTCATCCTTGCCTGCATCCTTACAACTTCCCAG GCCCAGGCGGGTTGGCTGCAACATGATTTTGGACACCTCTCTGTCTTCAAGAAGTCTTCCTGGAACCACATCGTCCACAAGTTTGTCATTGGACACCTGAAG GGTGCCTCTGCAAACTGGTGGAACCACCGCCACTTCCAGCACCACGCCAAGCCCAACATCTTCCAGAAGGACCCAGATGTGAACATGCTGCACATTTTTGTCCTGGGAGACACACAGCCCGTTGAG TATGGCAAGAAGAAGCTGAAGTACCTGCCTTACAACCACCAGCACGAGTACTTCTTCCTCA TCTTCCCACCTCTGCTCATCCCTGTGTATTTCCAAATCCAAATCATCTCGACCATGATCAAGCGCAGGTTCTGGGCG GACCTGGCCTGGGCCATCAGCTACTACCTGCGCTATTTCATCACCTACATCCCGTTCTACGGCGTCCTGGGATCCCTGTGTCTCCTCACGTTTGTCAG GTTTCTAGAGAGTCACTGGTTCGTGTGGGTCACCCAGATGAATCACATTCCAATGGAAATTGATTCTGAGAAGCACAGAGACTGGCTGAGCTCCCAG ATGGCAGCAACCTGCAACATTGAGCAGTCCTTTTTCAACGACTGGTTCACCGGGCACCTGAACTTCCAGATCGAGCACCA CCTGTTTCCAACAATGCCACGGCACAACTTCTGGAAGGTGAAGCCTTTGGTGAAGTCTTTATGTGCCAAGTATGGAGTCCACTATGAGGAGAAGCCTCTCGGGAAAGCGTTCGTAGACATCGTTGG GTCCCTCAAGAAATCTGGAGATCTCTGGCTGGATGCTTATCTCCATAAGTGA